From a single Myxococcaceae bacterium JPH2 genomic region:
- a CDS encoding NRDE family protein, whose product MCTLVILRHVHPEWPLVLATNRDEFLARPALGPQVLSESPRIVGGKDLERGGTWAGVTNGGVFVGLTNQRGAGGQGPAARSRGEVVLRALQAGSVAAIDRYLDTLPGDAFLPFNLLYGDAQTLRVAYARPDTSRLLRQDVPPGVHVLPNGVLDAPGIPKVARARSLATQVAQRPWPELAEGLKALLADHALPELEALPPALDGDALPREFVRQLQALCIHTPGYGTRSSALIALAPGRVGHYLATENAPCQGGWRDVSGLLTTAARTGTR is encoded by the coding sequence ATGTGCACCCTCGTGATACTCCGCCACGTTCACCCGGAATGGCCGCTGGTGCTCGCCACCAACCGGGATGAATTCCTCGCGCGCCCCGCATTGGGCCCCCAGGTGCTCTCCGAGTCTCCCCGAATCGTGGGAGGCAAGGACCTGGAGCGGGGTGGAACGTGGGCCGGAGTCACTAACGGGGGCGTCTTCGTCGGGCTGACAAACCAGCGCGGCGCGGGAGGACAGGGCCCGGCCGCCCGCTCGCGCGGCGAGGTGGTGCTCCGCGCGCTCCAGGCGGGCTCGGTGGCCGCCATCGACCGGTACCTGGACACCCTCCCCGGCGACGCCTTCCTGCCCTTCAACCTCCTCTACGGCGACGCGCAGACGCTCCGCGTGGCCTATGCCCGGCCCGACACCTCGCGACTGCTCCGTCAGGACGTCCCGCCCGGCGTGCACGTGCTGCCCAACGGGGTGCTGGACGCCCCCGGCATCCCCAAGGTCGCGCGGGCCCGCTCGCTCGCGACGCAGGTGGCCCAGCGGCCCTGGCCCGAGCTGGCCGAGGGCCTCAAAGCCCTGCTGGCGGACCACGCCCTGCCCGAGTTGGAGGCGCTCCCTCCCGCCCTCGACGGAGATGCCCTGCCGCGCGAGTTCGTCCGGCAGCTCCAGGCCCTGTGCATCCACACGCCGGGGTACGGCACGCGCTCCTCGGCGCTCATCGCGCTGGCCCCGGGCCGAGTGGGCCACTACCTCGCCACGGAGAACGCCCCGTGTCAGGGAGGCTGGCGAGACGTCAGCGGCCTGCTCACAACGGCCGCGAGGACAGGGACGCGATGA